One segment of Anatilimnocola aggregata DNA contains the following:
- a CDS encoding DUF3500 domain-containing protein: MNHKDRSGCSDCGSVDRRDFLRTMGTAALATAAVPMLGNSVFAAPSPKSGAETVAAELYKSLSDEQKKAICFDFDHELRKKINANWHITKPKIDDSFYTKQQRAMAEQIVRKVTSEDGFQRLLKQTEYDDGGLGAYSMAMFGNPDSGKFQWTLTGRHLTLRADGDSVDKAAFGGPLIYGHGEEDTKENLYHYQTKQTNEVFKALDAAQAKKALLTAAPGESAVQVQGAAGKFPGIGVGELSSDQQQLVEATLKVLLAPYRAEDADEVMAMLKADGGVGKLHMAFYSNNDLNKDNVWDIWRVEGPSFVWHFRGAPHVHAYINIAAKA; the protein is encoded by the coding sequence ATGAACCATAAGGACCGCTCGGGTTGCTCGGATTGTGGCTCTGTAGACCGCCGCGACTTTTTGCGCACGATGGGCACCGCTGCCCTCGCCACGGCTGCTGTGCCGATGTTGGGCAACAGCGTATTTGCCGCGCCAAGTCCGAAGAGTGGTGCAGAAACGGTGGCTGCCGAATTGTACAAGTCGCTGTCCGACGAGCAGAAGAAAGCGATTTGCTTCGATTTCGATCACGAATTGCGCAAGAAGATCAACGCCAACTGGCACATCACCAAGCCGAAGATCGACGACTCGTTCTACACCAAGCAACAGCGGGCGATGGCGGAACAAATCGTGCGGAAGGTGACTTCCGAAGATGGCTTCCAACGATTGCTGAAGCAAACCGAATACGATGACGGTGGTCTGGGCGCGTATAGCATGGCCATGTTCGGCAATCCTGACTCAGGCAAGTTCCAATGGACTCTGACCGGTCGCCACCTCACGTTGCGCGCCGATGGCGATAGCGTGGATAAAGCGGCCTTTGGCGGTCCACTCATCTATGGTCACGGTGAAGAAGATACCAAGGAAAACCTCTACCACTATCAGACCAAGCAAACCAACGAGGTCTTCAAAGCACTCGACGCCGCGCAAGCGAAGAAGGCCTTGCTGACTGCTGCTCCTGGCGAATCGGCGGTGCAGGTTCAAGGTGCAGCTGGCAAGTTCCCGGGCATTGGCGTGGGTGAACTTAGCAGCGATCAACAGCAGTTGGTCGAAGCGACACTCAAGGTGCTGCTGGCTCCTTATCGCGCCGAAGATGCCGACGAAGTAATGGCAATGCTCAAAGCCGATGGCGGCGTGGGCAAGTTGCACATGGCCTTCTACTCGAACAACGACCTGAACAAGGACAACGTTTGGGATATCTGGCGCGTCGAAGGTCCGTCGTTCGTCTGGCACTTCCGCGGAGCGCCGCACGTGCACGCCTACATCAACATTGCTGCCAAGGCCTAA
- a CDS encoding leucine-rich repeat domain-containing protein, with amino-acid sequence MARPRTTQRVNAHSEHVPGAFARWYQQVSRSVENYSLLLFVAVCQAATLLVSWPVWNVRAAPPLLPLIWFPEISFGIPLLLTLLAMVAWPRLGVAAHLTLLGIAMLADQLRLQPQVISLAVLMLGCVNERTAYLARWYLASMWLWAGLHKFLSPEWYGYQSWWFLEQCGFDGDTWHLPFAIAVALFETAVGLLAMFAPRLAVWPAVALHLGLLLLLSPLVRNFNESVWPWNLATAVAAYVLLRQSSVNRLNWKDSGWPTQLVIATLLFSPALFYVGLLNPHLAFVLYSGNMPRAIHISADSYHHLDGWTGLTVPFPDSPRLFIQHFERTAKPGERLHIADPRWGISDRYFIKSATGEAAEVSRAAYLPENGSVRVLELEDLQLLWQLRQAGYRLEPSGFEIITKATYSSPALASQRAEVVMLLTRLHNLQELHLQRQIVTDQDLRQLSVLRRLELVEMNRCQLPENALERLAELRALAWLDLEGSNFSCVGLRQLTARSNLQVLKIAHTNFSDDCAAQVSTDSKLQWLHINDTQVTSAGLLRLPVLPHCQWLSLAGNDIGNAALINLPQWPRLEILDLSRTKLTDDAIPTLSQLQSCQKIFLSGTQISSAGKARLRRALPDLNIDDEPVIEGPPN; translated from the coding sequence ATGGCCCGACCGCGAACAACTCAACGAGTCAATGCACACTCGGAGCATGTGCCGGGGGCGTTCGCGCGTTGGTACCAGCAGGTGTCGCGGTCGGTCGAGAACTACTCACTCCTCCTCTTCGTGGCCGTTTGCCAGGCTGCCACCCTGTTGGTGAGTTGGCCGGTGTGGAACGTGCGCGCAGCCCCGCCGCTGCTGCCGTTGATTTGGTTTCCGGAAATTTCGTTCGGTATTCCGCTGCTCTTGACGCTGTTGGCAATGGTGGCCTGGCCCCGGTTGGGAGTTGCCGCGCACCTGACGCTGCTCGGTATTGCCATGCTTGCCGATCAACTGCGGTTGCAGCCCCAAGTGATTTCGCTGGCGGTGCTCATGCTGGGCTGCGTGAACGAACGAACTGCGTATCTCGCTCGCTGGTACCTGGCCAGTATGTGGCTATGGGCCGGACTTCATAAGTTCTTATCGCCCGAGTGGTACGGCTATCAGTCCTGGTGGTTTCTGGAACAGTGCGGCTTCGATGGAGACACCTGGCACTTGCCGTTCGCCATCGCCGTTGCTCTGTTTGAGACTGCGGTCGGTCTGCTCGCCATGTTCGCACCGCGACTTGCCGTCTGGCCTGCGGTGGCCTTGCATCTGGGACTGTTATTGCTGCTCTCGCCGCTGGTGCGAAATTTCAACGAGAGTGTGTGGCCGTGGAATTTGGCAACGGCAGTTGCGGCCTACGTGCTGCTCAGGCAATCGTCGGTCAATCGTCTGAATTGGAAAGATAGCGGCTGGCCAACGCAACTGGTCATCGCAACTCTGTTGTTTTCTCCCGCCTTGTTCTACGTCGGGTTGCTCAATCCGCATCTGGCATTTGTCCTGTACAGCGGGAACATGCCGCGGGCGATTCATATTAGTGCTGACTCTTATCATCACCTGGACGGCTGGACTGGACTGACGGTCCCATTTCCCGATTCGCCCCGGTTGTTTATTCAGCATTTTGAGCGGACGGCGAAGCCCGGCGAAAGACTTCACATTGCCGATCCGCGCTGGGGCATTTCCGATCGCTACTTCATCAAGTCAGCAACCGGCGAAGCAGCTGAAGTGTCACGCGCCGCATATCTGCCCGAGAATGGATCGGTGCGCGTGCTGGAACTCGAAGATCTGCAACTCCTCTGGCAACTGCGGCAAGCCGGCTATCGGTTGGAGCCGAGCGGATTCGAGATCATTACCAAAGCCACCTACTCATCGCCAGCGCTGGCGAGTCAACGTGCTGAAGTCGTGATGTTGCTGACCCGGCTACATAACTTGCAAGAGTTGCATTTGCAAAGGCAAATCGTAACTGACCAAGACTTGCGGCAGTTGAGCGTACTACGGCGGCTAGAATTGGTCGAAATGAACCGCTGTCAACTGCCGGAGAACGCACTCGAGCGACTGGCAGAACTTCGAGCATTAGCGTGGCTCGATCTCGAAGGGAGCAATTTCTCCTGCGTTGGATTGCGGCAACTAACCGCGCGTTCGAACTTGCAAGTGTTGAAAATAGCGCACACGAACTTTTCGGACGATTGCGCCGCGCAAGTCAGCACCGACTCCAAGTTGCAGTGGTTGCATATCAACGATACCCAAGTCACTTCCGCCGGTTTGCTGCGCTTGCCAGTTCTGCCACATTGTCAGTGGCTTAGCCTGGCTGGCAACGACATTGGCAATGCGGCGCTGATCAACTTACCGCAGTGGCCGCGCTTAGAGATTCTGGACCTATCGCGCACGAAGCTTACGGATGACGCCATCCCCACATTAAGCCAACTGCAGAGTTGCCAGAAAATATTCTTGAGTGGTACTCAAATTTCATCCGCCGGCAAAGCGCGACTGCGACGCGCTTTGCCAGACTTGAATATTGACGACGAGCCTGTGATTGAAGGCCCACCCAATTAG
- a CDS encoding response regulator: MSALAHEPAVILIIDNDPIMLTGIAAVLNMSGYECHCARNAQAARKAIKSLALDLIVCDVDLGPENGLELCRELRQLPGIEDVPMMFISAAQAPDIVRRSHDAGGSYYLRKPFDPEVLIELVSKALWMPHLVQSRVAAMPEPIAEPAPATPVVPRSNLRHALSGIRMPMA; encoded by the coding sequence ATGTCTGCCTTAGCTCACGAACCAGCTGTGATTTTGATCATCGACAACGATCCAATCATGCTGACCGGCATCGCGGCCGTCCTCAACATGTCGGGCTACGAATGCCATTGTGCCCGCAATGCGCAGGCGGCCAGGAAGGCGATCAAGTCCCTGGCTCTCGACCTGATCGTTTGCGACGTCGACCTTGGCCCCGAGAACGGCCTCGAGCTGTGCCGCGAATTGCGGCAACTGCCGGGCATCGAAGACGTGCCGATGATGTTCATCTCGGCCGCCCAAGCTCCCGATATTGTGCGCCGATCGCACGATGCGGGTGGCTCGTACTACCTCCGCAAGCCGTTTGATCCCGAAGTGCTGATTGAACTCGTCAGCAAAGCTTTGTGGATGCCGCACCTCGTACAGTCTCGCGTGGCTGCCATGCCGGAACCCATCGCCGAACCTGCACCGGCGACGCCAGTCGTACCACGCTCGAACCTTCGCCACGCGCTCAGTGGCATTCGCATGCCAATGGCATAA